In Armatimonadota bacterium, a single genomic region encodes these proteins:
- the glyS gene encoding glycine--tRNA ligase subunit beta yields the protein MPEFLLEVGCEELPASFVEKAYGDLRDALCKELTELGVCGGGATACGTPRRLIVHFPNLKDRQEDSVKEQRGPSLQAAFDAAGEPTKALLGFCKSQGIEPSDLRRDEQYVWVTKHVGGLPTSELLESILPRIILGLNFEKSMRWGASRARFARPIRWILAAYDGRALDFNVEGVPAALISYGHRFYAPDPFEAKSFGALVSELKNRFVEVDSKARKASILAQAKSISNGVPEITEDLLDENTFLTEWPTAILGSFPESYLELPEPVLVTAMAKHERMFPIRNSNTGKLSNQFIFIRNSGDDETVRKGCEWVLGARFNDARFFYEQDQKLTLDDFLAKTEGVVFQAQLGSVRQRADRLASLAEAIALHSGADEAEQEYARLAGLYAKADLATGLVSELSSLQGVIGASYAAAAGLPPEVSYAMAQQYRPTVPNPTNAAERTAVRLRLADQLDKLAGYLGLKIVPTGSSDPFGLRRAVTTIINDTRDWTDLKSAPGLQLDAAQLCYENQGFTLDDSFAYHSLREIFDSRYPVLWGETVRADIISAATGTELFGAADHPRMAWFRTQVLSKFSPEEVQTSTRPLNLIAAAKKKGEKIGAIDEIAKEGLNSAEGTQLHEALTGKTTHLNTVLASFDVAGLVAIVRELLPLINTFFDNTMVMSEDPTERFHRLALAELTSQTLLLAGDFTKLEG from the coding sequence ATGCCTGAGTTTTTGCTCGAAGTCGGTTGTGAAGAACTCCCCGCGTCTTTTGTTGAAAAGGCTTATGGCGACTTGCGCGATGCGCTTTGCAAGGAGCTGACGGAGCTTGGGGTTTGTGGCGGCGGAGCAACCGCTTGCGGAACGCCGCGTCGGCTGATAGTTCACTTTCCTAATCTCAAAGATCGGCAAGAGGATTCGGTCAAGGAGCAGCGCGGGCCTTCGCTTCAGGCGGCTTTTGACGCGGCGGGCGAGCCGACGAAGGCACTACTTGGGTTCTGCAAATCGCAGGGGATTGAGCCTTCTGATTTGCGCCGAGACGAGCAATATGTTTGGGTCACCAAGCACGTTGGGGGTTTGCCTACCTCAGAGCTATTGGAATCAATTCTGCCTAGGATCATCCTTGGTTTGAACTTTGAAAAGTCGATGCGATGGGGCGCATCTCGGGCTCGGTTTGCCCGTCCGATTCGCTGGATTCTGGCGGCTTACGATGGTCGGGCTCTGGACTTTAACGTCGAAGGAGTTCCTGCGGCACTGATTTCATATGGACACCGGTTCTACGCCCCCGATCCTTTCGAGGCGAAGAGCTTCGGAGCATTGGTTTCTGAACTGAAGAATCGCTTTGTGGAAGTCGATTCGAAAGCCCGAAAGGCGTCGATCCTGGCCCAGGCAAAATCGATCTCTAATGGGGTTCCAGAGATTACGGAAGACTTGTTGGACGAAAACACGTTCCTCACCGAATGGCCAACGGCGATCTTGGGTTCGTTCCCCGAGTCGTACTTGGAGCTTCCAGAGCCGGTTCTCGTGACCGCAATGGCGAAGCACGAGCGCATGTTCCCGATTCGCAACTCTAACACCGGCAAGCTGAGTAACCAGTTCATCTTCATCCGGAACTCCGGCGATGATGAGACGGTTCGGAAGGGATGTGAGTGGGTGCTTGGAGCGCGATTTAACGATGCTCGCTTCTTCTATGAGCAAGATCAGAAGCTGACGCTTGACGACTTTTTGGCGAAGACGGAGGGCGTGGTTTTCCAGGCTCAGCTGGGTTCTGTTCGCCAGCGCGCGGATCGGCTGGCGAGTTTGGCAGAAGCTATTGCGCTTCACTCGGGTGCTGACGAAGCTGAACAAGAGTACGCCCGTTTAGCCGGGTTGTACGCGAAGGCCGATCTTGCCACTGGACTCGTATCAGAACTCAGTTCTTTGCAAGGAGTCATTGGTGCGTCTTACGCTGCTGCGGCCGGGCTCCCGCCGGAAGTTTCGTATGCGATGGCGCAGCAGTACCGCCCCACTGTTCCGAACCCTACCAATGCAGCTGAACGAACCGCAGTTCGGCTCAGACTGGCAGATCAACTTGATAAGCTCGCTGGCTACCTAGGTTTGAAAATCGTTCCTACCGGATCAAGCGACCCTTTCGGGCTGAGACGCGCGGTTACAACAATCATCAACGATACGAGAGATTGGACAGACCTGAAGAGTGCTCCTGGTTTGCAGCTGGACGCTGCTCAGTTGTGCTACGAAAACCAAGGATTCACACTTGACGATAGCTTTGCCTACCACTCGCTTAGGGAAATCTTTGACAGTCGATACCCCGTACTGTGGGGCGAGACGGTTAGGGCTGACATTATCAGCGCGGCAACTGGAACCGAACTTTTTGGAGCTGCAGACCATCCTCGAATGGCCTGGTTTAGAACACAGGTGTTGTCAAAATTCTCTCCCGAGGAAGTTCAAACCTCGACTCGCCCCCTTAATTTGATTGCTGCGGCAAAAAAGAAGGGAGAAAAGATTGGGGCCATAGACGAAATTGCGAAAGAGGGATTGAACTCTGCTGAAGGCACGCAGCTCCATGAAGCCCTGACAGGCAAGACTACTCATTTAAACACAGTGCTAGCCAGTTTTGACGTAGCTGGGTTGGTGGCAATAGTCCGAGAATTGTTGCCGCTGATCAACACCTTCTTCGATAATACGATGGTGATGTCCGAAGATCCAACTGAGCGTTTTCACCGCCTCGCACTCGCAGAACTCACATCACAGACTCTGCTGCTTGCCGGAGACTTTACCAAGCTGGAGGGTTAG
- a CDS encoding right-handed parallel beta-helix repeat-containing protein, with amino-acid sequence MISSLVFALAQTIPTSPGDYIKSSDVALRSPAYSVSGNNITLDFKGVVLRGTPKTVDPDQRKGIGVRITGSNITIKNLTVAGYKVGILAENCKNLNLINCDVSWNWKQRLLSTPEKEDLNDWMSFHSNEKREWFRYGAGVYLDGVTGFEVKGLKAYGGQCGLMMNRSEKGVVWNSNINYMSAIGIGMYRSSNNRIMHNNLDYCVRGYSHGVYNRGQDSAAILVFEQSNKNVFAFNSARFGGDGFFLWAGQTTMDTGKGGCNENLLYGNDFSDAPTNGIEATFSRNKFVNNRVDNCWHGFWTGYSYDTLIAGNHISGNVDGIAHEHGQNITVESNQFLGNNNALRIWANEKQDPNWGYPKARNTRSIGWQIKDNAIGDLRLSVTRSENVLFEGNNSFNTLFAIDPSCKDVRFAKNCLHTDLPNGGLPERFSLVGNECEKPLASRTVGKWDPRDDEDVWEELSPEPLKGGMMPFTVGGSKADLRIDQWGPVDYRAPVIVPTKVVENGWQKLSVLGPKGTFKVKVCDGFEIKNSIGGQVPGSIWIRPDAEKSDPQRQLKIVYTGGKTVDHRGIVAPAGTPITLTHETFEVKEEWSVHFFPWGPGSDPRTEARAYDEASVLRPGWDATPAKLDYTGYGGFEKGVPKTHFGTIATGKFTVPEGTYALEVTGDDGIVCTVDEDIVVCDEWHYQGPTTYSKTIKLSAGTHKVTIHHFQIDGYAALKFRIKPAR; translated from the coding sequence ATGATTTCTTCGCTCGTTTTCGCCCTAGCTCAAACCATTCCGACTAGCCCAGGGGACTACATCAAGTCGTCCGACGTCGCTCTTCGGTCTCCAGCCTATTCGGTTTCAGGCAACAACATCACCCTCGACTTCAAAGGCGTCGTGCTACGCGGGACTCCGAAAACTGTCGATCCTGATCAGCGCAAGGGTATTGGAGTTCGAATCACGGGCTCTAACATCACAATCAAGAACCTGACTGTTGCTGGCTACAAGGTCGGGATTCTTGCCGAGAATTGCAAGAATCTTAACCTGATCAACTGTGACGTGAGTTGGAATTGGAAGCAGAGACTGCTTTCCACGCCTGAAAAGGAAGACCTAAACGACTGGATGAGCTTTCACAGCAACGAGAAGCGCGAGTGGTTTCGATACGGTGCTGGAGTCTATCTGGATGGTGTGACAGGGTTCGAAGTCAAGGGCCTCAAGGCTTATGGCGGACAGTGTGGGTTGATGATGAACCGCTCGGAGAAAGGGGTGGTTTGGAACTCAAACATCAACTACATGAGCGCAATCGGCATTGGCATGTACCGGTCGTCCAACAACCGAATCATGCATAACAACCTGGATTATTGCGTTCGGGGGTATTCGCACGGGGTTTACAACCGGGGCCAGGATTCGGCAGCGATCCTGGTTTTTGAGCAGAGCAACAAAAACGTTTTTGCCTTCAACTCTGCGCGCTTTGGCGGGGATGGATTCTTTCTGTGGGCGGGTCAAACCACGATGGACACAGGAAAGGGTGGTTGCAACGAAAACTTGCTGTACGGGAATGACTTTAGCGACGCTCCGACCAATGGGATCGAGGCGACTTTCAGTCGAAACAAGTTCGTCAATAACCGGGTTGATAACTGCTGGCACGGCTTCTGGACCGGCTACAGCTACGACACCCTGATCGCCGGAAACCATATCTCGGGCAACGTCGATGGAATCGCTCACGAACACGGCCAGAACATCACCGTTGAGTCCAACCAGTTCCTCGGGAACAACAACGCCCTCCGAATCTGGGCGAACGAGAAGCAAGACCCCAATTGGGGCTACCCAAAGGCTCGCAATACCCGGAGCATTGGGTGGCAGATCAAGGACAATGCGATCGGCGACCTTCGGCTGTCAGTGACCCGTTCCGAGAACGTACTCTTCGAAGGCAACAACTCCTTCAACACGCTGTTTGCTATCGACCCATCCTGCAAGGACGTGAGGTTTGCGAAGAACTGTCTGCATACCGACCTTCCTAACGGCGGACTTCCAGAGAGGTTTTCGCTTGTAGGAAACGAGTGCGAAAAGCCATTGGCTTCCCGCACCGTAGGAAAATGGGATCCTCGGGACGACGAGGATGTGTGGGAGGAACTTTCTCCGGAGCCGCTGAAGGGTGGAATGATGCCGTTCACTGTCGGAGGTAGTAAGGCGGATCTGCGAATCGACCAATGGGGTCCGGTGGACTACCGAGCGCCGGTGATCGTTCCGACGAAAGTTGTAGAAAATGGTTGGCAGAAGTTGTCCGTTCTGGGTCCGAAGGGAACGTTCAAGGTCAAGGTTTGCGATGGGTTCGAGATAAAGAACAGCATTGGAGGACAAGTTCCTGGCTCCATTTGGATTCGCCCGGATGCAGAAAAGTCGGACCCCCAGAGGCAACTCAAGATTGTTTACACCGGTGGCAAGACTGTCGATCACCGAGGGATCGTGGCTCCGGCAGGAACTCCGATCACTCTGACTCATGAGACTTTTGAGGTCAAGGAGGAGTGGAGCGTCCATTTTTTCCCTTGGGGTCCTGGCAGTGATCCACGCACCGAAGCGAGAGCGTATGATGAGGCCTCAGTTCTTCGCCCGGGCTGGGATGCCACGCCAGCCAAGCTTGACTACACTGGTTATGGAGGCTTTGAAAAAGGTGTCCCGAAGACACATTTCGGCACAATCGCTACCGGCAAGTTCACGGTTCCGGAAGGAACCTACGCTCTCGAAGTGACGGGTGACGACGGCATCGTTTGTACGGTGGATGAAGATATTGTCGTATGTGATGAATGGCACTACCAAGGGCCAACCACCTACAGCAAGACAATCAAGCTCTCGGCAGGCACTCACAAAGTGACCATCCACCACTTCCAAATTGACGGCTATGCGGCACTGAAGTTCAGGATCAAACCCGCCCGCTGA
- a CDS encoding methyltransferase domain-containing protein — protein MSGTSRWREFFDAQAATYDENPFAQHTIAEVDFLLSLYPVQPGATILDIGCGTGRHSIELAKRGYKVTGVDFSPNMIEQATAKAPNLEVEFIEADARDLTLDKVYDLAICLCEGGLGLIERSENPYEHDLAIFRSVHNHLQQNAPFVLSCLNGYSAIRQMKDEFTADGRFNPATMVSNYTDEWALPSGVQQLTIHERLFIAPEVTRMLEQSGFQVDAVYGGTAGYWARRPLSLDEVEAMFCCRKK, from the coding sequence GTGAGCGGAACTTCTCGGTGGCGTGAATTCTTCGACGCCCAAGCAGCGACATATGATGAAAACCCATTCGCTCAGCACACCATCGCCGAAGTCGATTTCCTTCTGAGTCTCTACCCTGTGCAACCCGGAGCCACGATTCTCGACATCGGATGCGGAACAGGGCGCCACTCAATTGAACTGGCTAAACGGGGCTACAAAGTTACGGGAGTCGACTTCTCCCCAAACATGATTGAGCAAGCAACAGCCAAAGCACCAAACCTAGAGGTCGAGTTCATCGAGGCTGACGCCAGGGACCTCACCCTCGATAAAGTCTACGATCTCGCCATCTGCCTCTGCGAAGGTGGTCTCGGACTCATCGAACGCTCGGAGAACCCCTACGAACACGATCTCGCGATCTTCCGATCTGTGCATAACCACCTTCAACAAAACGCCCCTTTTGTCCTGAGTTGTCTCAATGGCTATTCGGCAATCCGTCAAATGAAAGATGAATTCACGGCGGACGGTCGGTTCAACCCTGCCACCATGGTCAGCAATTACACTGACGAATGGGCACTTCCGAGCGGCGTTCAGCAGTTAACCATTCATGAGCGACTTTTCATCGCTCCAGAGGTAACCCGAATGCTTGAACAGAGCGGATTTCAGGTTGACGCCGTTTACGGCGGAACGGCTGGCTATTGGGCCCGACGGCCCCTCAGCCTCGACGAAGTAGAGGCAATGTTCTGTTGTCGAAAGAAGTGA
- a CDS encoding tyrosine-type recombinase/integrase, whose protein sequence is MQFDVRATCWDVGFMAKRADNNDGSCREILTGRQQGRWRVQYTIETATGQKQRLSRVFKTKAEGKDFLRSLQRGTKIEIARQSRELTLEEWFSWLAENDWPESLASVTIEQRKRRFRKYTAKHFGSIPLSKIDPMKVRAFYKELRANGAKETLVISVRADLVRAFNQAIVPYGKIPMTTANPFRLSVPQPAPREAVALAPNQVRAATSCQALDPSRRALLGILLLGGLRLGEMMAMQVSKLRFDDNLIVVDKAVLVAFGGKQSLGLPKGKKTRNVVMCQRLKSILLEHVSEMPPEAFLWPKATLNEPRMKKQVYEVWKSIVVDCGLPDDMSPHDCRLTHINIIEKLMFEVSPTTLKDHIGHASAGVTEANYTRPLTAAQSILRESLDRVFA, encoded by the coding sequence ATGCAATTTGATGTAAGAGCGACATGTTGGGATGTTGGGTTCATGGCTAAACGAGCTGATAACAACGACGGTTCTTGCCGTGAAATCTTGACAGGCAGACAACAAGGACGGTGGCGGGTTCAATACACGATTGAAACCGCTACCGGACAAAAGCAACGCCTTTCTAGGGTGTTTAAGACGAAAGCCGAAGGTAAAGACTTCCTTAGATCCCTTCAAAGGGGGACAAAGATTGAGATCGCTCGGCAATCTCGCGAATTGACCCTGGAAGAATGGTTTTCTTGGCTAGCAGAGAATGATTGGCCAGAATCATTGGCTTCAGTGACAATCGAACAAAGGAAACGTAGGTTCAGGAAGTACACAGCGAAGCACTTTGGGAGCATTCCGCTTTCGAAAATCGATCCGATGAAGGTGCGAGCATTTTACAAGGAACTCCGGGCAAACGGGGCGAAAGAAACGCTGGTGATCTCGGTGCGGGCCGATCTAGTACGAGCCTTTAACCAAGCGATTGTCCCATACGGGAAAATTCCAATGACCACCGCCAACCCCTTTCGTCTGTCAGTCCCTCAACCGGCACCAAGAGAAGCTGTTGCGCTCGCACCGAACCAGGTTAGAGCGGCCACTTCTTGTCAAGCGCTAGACCCATCGCGCCGTGCTCTGCTAGGAATCCTTCTTCTAGGGGGATTGAGGCTTGGGGAGATGATGGCGATGCAGGTATCAAAGCTTCGTTTTGATGACAATTTGATTGTTGTTGACAAAGCCGTTCTTGTGGCTTTCGGTGGAAAGCAAAGCCTCGGCCTACCAAAGGGTAAGAAAACGAGAAATGTGGTCATGTGCCAACGTTTGAAGTCGATTCTCCTCGAACATGTCAGTGAGATGCCCCCAGAAGCCTTCTTGTGGCCAAAGGCGACGCTCAACGAGCCTCGCATGAAGAAGCAGGTATACGAAGTTTGGAAATCAATCGTAGTCGATTGTGGTCTGCCTGATGACATGTCTCCACATGACTGTAGGCTGACTCACATAAACATCATCGAAAAGCTCATGTTTGAGGTGTCTCCCACGACTCTCAAAGATCATATCGGTCACGCCTCAGCTGGTGTTACCGAAGCGAACTACACCCGTCCACTGACTGCCGCACAGAGCATCTTGCGGGAATCCCTAGACCGGGTTTTCGCATAG
- a CDS encoding helix-turn-helix domain-containing protein yields MKETTPSPRLAYTVAEAAKLLSLSRAQIYRLMNQGDIKFVKIGRSRRITTEQLNSFVMLATSHGQLEVIA; encoded by the coding sequence ATGAAAGAAACAACTCCTTCGCCCAGACTTGCATACACGGTGGCGGAGGCAGCCAAGTTGTTATCCCTGTCTCGTGCCCAAATCTATCGGTTGATGAATCAGGGTGACATCAAGTTCGTGAAAATAGGTCGTAGCCGACGAATCACAACTGAACAACTAAACTCGTTCGTGATGCTAGCCACAAGTCACGGCCAATTAGAAGTTATTGCATAG
- a CDS encoding replication-relaxation family protein: MRLTSRDTKLVKDVGLSHLLSRDQIIQLGYFGSVTRANTRLRGLVQSGLLRRLETPFYGQSLYMAGRIAPEVAGYKVGSLIESRTSSPRFIQHALSVTNVRLALISKGASEWRFEQQLWRKLGKHEIRPDGLALTSSLPMFVEVDLGHVSAEKYKAKLLGYQMLATRSNCSECYPFENFRLVTVTTGPGRARHLRQLHPTGADFEFLTTTFQELGATSVGGWS; encoded by the coding sequence GTGAGGCTCACTTCCCGCGACACGAAACTCGTTAAGGATGTTGGTCTTAGTCACCTTCTTTCCAGAGACCAGATTATCCAGCTCGGCTACTTCGGCTCAGTAACACGGGCTAATACGAGACTTCGCGGACTGGTTCAATCTGGACTCCTTCGCCGTCTTGAAACTCCGTTTTACGGACAGAGCCTTTACATGGCGGGGAGGATTGCTCCTGAAGTCGCGGGTTACAAAGTTGGCTCGCTGATCGAAAGCAGAACTTCATCACCACGTTTCATCCAGCATGCGCTTAGCGTCACCAATGTCCGTCTTGCGCTGATCAGCAAAGGTGCATCCGAATGGCGATTTGAACAGCAACTTTGGCGCAAGCTTGGGAAGCACGAAATCCGTCCCGATGGACTCGCCCTAACCTCCTCGCTACCGATGTTCGTCGAGGTTGACCTTGGCCACGTCTCGGCGGAGAAGTACAAAGCCAAGCTCCTCGGCTACCAAATGCTCGCTACGAGAAGCAACTGCTCCGAGTGCTATCCATTCGAGAACTTCAGACTTGTGACCGTCACCACCGGCCCCGGCCGGGCTCGTCACCTTCGTCAGCTACATCCCACAGGTGCTGACTTCGAGTTCTTGACGACCACGTTTCAAGAACTTGGAGCCACTTCCGTAGGCGGTTGGAGTTGA
- a CDS encoding type IV secretion system DNA-binding domain-containing protein: MSRTRTAEETGEQPKRIPNHWIGVRKERSKLSDVWIDDLIQLPPQQLKTHALVIGATGSGKTNFLHHLIAQDILLRQSFVIIDMRGDLVNAALELACEYVHPHEVALFDLREKQKPLGFNPLFGAGEAYFRALGVLEVIAEESESWGVQLAETLRNAVMLLAESAEPLTKLERIFYDRGFRNSLASRCSTESVRDFWVRYGQLSDDKQNSLATPVLNKVSLLFATESLRRTLGHQAPLDLGKHLNTPGSITLVSLAVDELHGAGKMMGSLLLSSVCREIFSRIGIPESKRNPVRLYIDEFEHFGTDIFEDILAEGRRFGLSLVLAHQTLAQLNTRVRSMILNNVGVKVVFRSGREDGAVLSKDLTGDAKAFDIATLPVGEAILSRRSEKPFIVQINEPLFKDVGVRSPEADLFLSDLSERIPEFEEHTPQEEETPKPDSDDPKQKKPKKDGDLGDWL, translated from the coding sequence ATGAGTCGAACGAGGACAGCAGAGGAAACCGGCGAACAGCCGAAGCGCATTCCAAACCACTGGATTGGGGTTCGCAAAGAAAGGTCCAAGTTGTCGGACGTATGGATTGATGACCTGATTCAGCTTCCACCGCAACAACTCAAAACCCACGCGCTCGTCATAGGAGCCACAGGAAGCGGAAAGACCAATTTCCTCCACCATCTCATCGCGCAAGACATCCTTCTGAGGCAGTCATTTGTCATTATCGATATGAGGGGAGATCTTGTCAATGCGGCTCTTGAACTTGCATGTGAGTATGTTCACCCACATGAAGTTGCACTGTTCGACCTTAGGGAAAAGCAAAAGCCGCTGGGCTTTAACCCGTTGTTCGGCGCCGGTGAAGCGTACTTCAGGGCACTCGGCGTTTTAGAGGTTATCGCCGAAGAATCCGAGTCGTGGGGGGTGCAACTAGCGGAGACTCTACGCAACGCAGTGATGCTCCTGGCTGAATCTGCTGAGCCACTCACGAAGCTAGAGCGCATTTTCTACGACCGTGGGTTCAGAAATTCCCTAGCTTCTCGTTGCTCGACTGAGTCGGTAAGAGATTTCTGGGTCAGATACGGACAGCTCTCGGACGACAAGCAAAACTCCCTAGCGACACCAGTTCTCAACAAAGTGAGCCTTCTGTTCGCGACCGAATCTCTGCGCAGAACTCTCGGTCATCAGGCTCCGCTAGACCTTGGCAAGCATCTGAACACTCCCGGCAGCATCACTCTGGTTTCGCTGGCAGTTGACGAGCTTCATGGAGCCGGAAAGATGATGGGGTCCCTCCTGCTCAGTAGCGTCTGCCGGGAAATCTTCTCTCGAATCGGCATCCCTGAAAGCAAGCGAAATCCGGTGCGTCTCTACATCGACGAGTTTGAACATTTCGGGACTGACATCTTTGAAGATATTTTGGCTGAAGGCCGCAGATTCGGTCTGTCTCTAGTTTTGGCTCACCAGACACTCGCTCAGCTTAACACGAGAGTCCGCTCCATGATCCTCAACAACGTCGGTGTCAAGGTTGTGTTTCGCTCGGGGCGCGAGGATGGGGCGGTTCTTAGCAAAGACCTTACGGGAGACGCGAAAGCATTCGATATCGCCACACTTCCAGTCGGTGAGGCAATTCTTTCGCGCCGCTCGGAGAAGCCTTTCATCGTTCAGATCAACGAACCACTTTTCAAAGATGTTGGTGTTCGGAGCCCGGAAGCAGATCTTTTTCTCAGCGATCTGAGCGAGCGAATTCCCGAGTTTGAGGAGCATACGCCCCAAGAGGAAGAAACGCCCAAACCAGACTCAGACGATCCAAAACAAAAGAAGCCGAAGAAAGACGGCGATCTGGGGGACTGGCTGTGA
- a CDS encoding helix-turn-helix transcriptional regulator produces MCKKRIAAGFSQDELAQKLGMPQSFVSKIERGERQMRVLEFVAVCKILELDSSEMLTEFLNADEDSLAVESKSTRVRRQFKS; encoded by the coding sequence ATGTGCAAAAAACGAATCGCCGCCGGATTCTCGCAAGATGAACTCGCTCAGAAACTTGGAATGCCGCAGAGTTTCGTCTCGAAAATCGAAAGAGGGGAACGGCAAATGAGAGTTTTGGAATTCGTTGCCGTCTGCAAGATTCTTGAACTGGATTCTTCCGAAATGCTCACCGAGTTCTTGAACGCAGACGAGGATTCACTTGCAGTGGAAAGCAAATCCACGCGTGTTCGTCGTCAGTTCAAATCTTAA
- a CDS encoding serine hydrolase codes for MNNFGFALSTLFLAICSAQAQSGGLTTSPDPFVANFIRQRGIKGASLTVWNRQGTIIYSKGFGTTGTGPFTPDTVCRVASISKIFTSVGIMQAVKEGKINLDAPINTYLKYPKLGDPRLAKVTTRLMLQHLSGMESKSTPIVSPSQVSDKLPLTPQAITDWAMTKKQLDREPNTAYGYSNTAYTVLGVILEKATGVDYETYVKRLISPMGVSKSRIGNTLKSGTDETTYYDLGNRTNHSSFQFGSSVPSGSMPFPYGGAFVLESMPGGGGWASTSNDLAKLMIGTFGSYRFFDQNLQAQMIARPPAISDSYYTGLGWNRSLAGTFRTGSLECSSACMIWLKNGYGYAYVQNTCTQNDKQEFGAGKFLDDFTVWMGQNTR; via the coding sequence GTGAACAACTTCGGATTTGCACTGTCCACTCTGTTTCTCGCAATCTGCTCGGCGCAGGCACAGTCCGGCGGTCTGACGACCAGCCCAGATCCGTTCGTGGCCAATTTTATCCGCCAGCGCGGAATCAAGGGCGCATCCCTAACTGTTTGGAACCGCCAGGGAACGATCATCTACTCGAAGGGCTTCGGCACGACGGGAACTGGTCCATTCACGCCAGACACCGTTTGTAGGGTAGCCAGTATCTCGAAAATTTTCACCTCGGTTGGGATCATGCAAGCGGTCAAGGAAGGCAAGATCAATCTGGATGCTCCGATCAATACCTACCTGAAGTATCCAAAGCTCGGAGATCCACGGCTGGCAAAAGTGACCACCCGCCTGATGCTACAGCATCTCTCTGGGATGGAAAGCAAGTCAACTCCGATTGTCTCGCCAAGTCAGGTTAGCGACAAGCTCCCACTCACTCCACAAGCTATTACCGATTGGGCAATGACCAAGAAGCAGCTTGACCGGGAGCCGAATACTGCTTACGGCTACTCCAACACGGCGTACACGGTACTTGGTGTGATCCTAGAGAAGGCAACCGGAGTTGATTACGAGACCTACGTTAAGCGGCTGATCTCGCCCATGGGAGTTTCCAAATCCAGAATCGGAAACACTCTCAAGAGTGGGACGGATGAGACAACGTACTACGATCTCGGGAACCGAACGAACCACTCCAGTTTTCAGTTCGGCAGCTCCGTTCCCTCCGGCTCAATGCCGTTCCCGTATGGAGGAGCCTTTGTGCTTGAATCCATGCCCGGTGGGGGTGGTTGGGCTTCTACGAGCAACGACCTTGCAAAGCTAATGATTGGGACGTTCGGCTCCTACCGGTTCTTTGATCAGAATCTTCAAGCTCAAATGATCGCAAGACCCCCTGCAATTAGCGACAGCTACTATACAGGTTTGGGTTGGAATCGTTCTTTAGCTGGAACGTTCCGGACCGGAAGTCTTGAGTGTAGTAGCGCGTGTATGATTTGGCTCAAGAACGGCTATGGCTACGCCTATGTCCAAAACACCTGCACTCAGAACGACAAACAGGAGTTCGGCGCTGGAAAGTTTCTCGATGACTTCACGGTGTGGATGGGTCAGAACACTAGGTAG
- a CDS encoding restriction endonuclease, protein MKLDALVQMLQTCSLHEIEMLLQMTLSREGFGDIEIMHRRKSKQKSRYGGYDLVCRKGTGFGLETVIIKVVRDTVRIRHLSELVGEVDRSKADLGIIVSPFGLCDSAGEELPKYSRARIKVVDGQRLARLLAKYSLGIRPSGEVDYAYFTGLKAASLRIISFLTSIRNDSL, encoded by the coding sequence ATGAAGCTAGATGCTCTTGTTCAAATGCTCCAGACTTGCTCACTACATGAGATTGAGATGCTGCTCCAAATGACCCTCAGCCGGGAAGGGTTTGGAGATATTGAAATCATGCACCGTCGCAAGTCAAAGCAGAAATCTCGGTATGGAGGTTACGACCTCGTCTGCCGCAAGGGGACCGGATTCGGACTAGAGACAGTCATCATCAAGGTGGTCCGCGACACCGTTCGCATCCGGCACTTAAGCGAACTAGTTGGTGAAGTGGATCGATCTAAAGCGGACCTTGGCATTATCGTCTCACCGTTCGGCCTTTGTGATTCAGCTGGTGAAGAACTTCCGAAGTATTCCAGAGCTCGGATCAAGGTCGTAGACGGTCAGAGACTGGCCCGGCTACTTGCAAAGTACAGCTTGGGAATTCGACCAAGTGGTGAAGTGGACTATGCCTACTTCACTGGACTCAAAGCGGCCTCACTTCGCATCATCTCATTCCTAACTTCAATTCGAAATGACTCACTCTAA